A genomic stretch from Sphingomonas faeni includes:
- a CDS encoding sensor histidine kinase, giving the protein MTVIEQSPGGDAPPGAGELQYRLRQQSILADFGIEALRARDLDPMLQRATELCAEGMRSKYCKFLEYRPEQDSLLVRAGTGWAPGVVGSTEMRTDLASPAGFALETGEAVISNHLENEDRFRTPAFMAEHNIRRAINVLVETSGKRFGVLEVDSPDEGKFEPADLSFMQGFANLIGVAIERQHAEQRLSDAMEHQELLTREASHRVKNSLALVSAMLNLQMQEDDDPRITRLLGDAQARITAIAQTHDQLWRGEQVGIVALNDLVCGIATGLAEQAPNHRIECDIDAILISADTAIPVGLLVTELVTNAIKYAYDDAGGAIAVTIRSADGRIVLTVSDTGAGLPADFDLKTASRKSLGMRMIGSLARQLRGTVTIANAAVGTCATLEVPDPRVDVQSE; this is encoded by the coding sequence GGGTGGAGATGCCCCTCCGGGCGCCGGCGAGCTTCAATATCGTCTTCGCCAGCAGTCCATCCTGGCCGATTTCGGGATCGAGGCTCTGCGTGCGCGGGATCTGGATCCCATGCTTCAGCGCGCTACCGAATTATGTGCCGAGGGTATGCGGTCGAAATATTGCAAGTTCCTGGAATATCGACCTGAGCAGGACAGTTTGCTCGTCCGGGCGGGGACCGGTTGGGCGCCCGGGGTGGTCGGATCGACCGAGATGCGTACCGATCTCGCGTCGCCGGCAGGCTTTGCGCTGGAGACCGGCGAGGCGGTGATCTCGAACCATCTGGAGAACGAGGACCGGTTTCGAACGCCCGCGTTCATGGCCGAGCACAACATCCGCCGGGCGATCAACGTACTGGTCGAGACGTCGGGCAAGCGCTTCGGCGTGCTCGAGGTCGACAGCCCCGACGAAGGCAAGTTCGAACCGGCCGACCTGTCGTTCATGCAGGGCTTCGCCAATCTGATCGGCGTCGCGATCGAGCGGCAGCATGCCGAGCAGCGACTGAGCGATGCGATGGAGCATCAGGAACTGCTCACGCGGGAAGCGAGCCACCGCGTGAAGAACAGCCTCGCGCTGGTATCGGCGATGCTCAACCTGCAGATGCAGGAGGACGACGATCCGCGGATCACGCGGTTGCTCGGCGATGCGCAGGCGCGGATCACGGCGATCGCGCAGACCCACGACCAGTTGTGGCGCGGCGAGCAGGTCGGGATCGTGGCGCTGAACGACCTGGTATGCGGGATCGCCACAGGGCTGGCCGAGCAGGCGCCGAACCACCGGATCGAGTGCGACATCGACGCGATCCTGATCAGCGCGGACACGGCTATCCCGGTCGGGTTGCTGGTCACCGAGCTCGTCACCAACGCGATCAAATATGCGTACGACGATGCGGGCGGCGCGATTGCCGTGACGATCCGGAGCGCTGATGGGCGGATCGTGCTGACCGTCTCGGATACGGGCGCAGGGTTGCCGGCGGACTTCGATCTGAAGACGGCGTCGCGCAAGAGCCTGGGGATGCGGATGATCGGGAGCCTCGCGCGGCAGTTGCGCGGGACGGTGACGATCGCGAATGCTGCGGTCGGGACGTGTGCGACGCTCGAGGTGCCCGATCCGCGGGTCGACGTTCAGTCCGAGTGA